In Cryptomeria japonica chromosome 10, Sugi_1.0, whole genome shotgun sequence, a genomic segment contains:
- the LOC131076621 gene encoding ubiquitin-conjugating enzyme E2 8-like has translation MASKRILKELNDLQNDPPTSSSAGPLAEDIFHWQATIMGPPDSPYSGGVFLVTIHFPRDYPFKPPKVAFHTKVYHPNINSNGSICLDILKEQWSPALTISKVLLSICSLLTDPNPDDPLVPEIAHMYKTDKAKYEATARNWTQMYAMG, from the coding sequence ATGGCTTCCAAAAGGATTCTGAAGGAGCTCAATGATCTTCAGAACGACCCTCCCACATCATCTAGTGCAGGTCCATTGGCAGAGGATATTTTCCACTGGCAAGCTACAATTATGGGGCCTCCAGATAGTCCATATTCAGGTGGTGTTTTTTTGGTCACTATTCACTTCCCTCGAGATTATCCATTCAAGCCCCCAAAGGTTGCATTCCACACAAAAGTTTACCATCCTAATATCAATAGCAATGGTAGTATCTGCCTTGACATTCTGAAGGAACAATGGAGTCCTGCATTGACAATATCCAAGGTTTTACTTTCAATATGTTCTTTATTGACCGACCCAAACCCAGATGATCCTCTTGTACCTGAGATTGCTCACATGTATAAGACTGATAAGGCAAAGTATGAAGCAACTGCAAGAAACTGGACTCAAATGTATGCAATGGGTTAG